A genome region from Clostridium pasteurianum includes the following:
- a CDS encoding triphosphoribosyl-dephospho-CoA synthase gives MANKPDFLAEHAVKALIDEAMLTPKPGLVDKNNSGAHKDLNLNLMLRSANALYETFWQIAEASSSQLPTKGLWKKLSQIGLKGEETMFKETGGINTHKGAIWALGLLVCGAAMASEYSDTKNITTLASKIACYNHISENMKVSNGFCACENYGVTGARGEAKDAFPHVINFALPSLYASRKQNASEHNSRLNALMALIATVDDTCILHRGGMNALIITKKGAKEVIDNGGTSTRNGFNSLIKLDKTLMKMNVSPGGSADLLASTLFLDSIKNRR, from the coding sequence ATGGCTAATAAACCTGATTTTCTTGCAGAACATGCAGTAAAGGCACTTATAGACGAAGCTATGCTTACACCAAAACCTGGATTAGTTGATAAAAATAACTCTGGTGCTCATAAAGATTTAAATTTAAATTTAATGCTCCGCTCTGCAAATGCATTATATGAAACTTTTTGGCAAATAGCAGAAGCATCCTCTTCACAGCTTCCAACAAAAGGCCTTTGGAAAAAGCTATCTCAAATTGGTCTAAAAGGTGAAGAGACAATGTTTAAAGAAACTGGCGGAATTAATACTCATAAGGGTGCGATATGGGCACTGGGACTTCTAGTTTGCGGTGCTGCAATGGCAAGTGAATATTCTGATACAAAAAATATAACTACTTTAGCATCAAAAATTGCCTGTTACAATCATATATCGGAAAATATGAAAGTATCAAATGGATTTTGTGCATGTGAAAATTACGGAGTAACGGGTGCTAGAGGTGAAGCTAAAGATGCTTTTCCTCATGTTATTAACTTTGCTCTACCCTCTCTGTATGCTTCTAGAAAACAGAATGCTTCAGAGCACAATTCAAGATTAAATGCACTTATGGCACTCATTGCAACAGTTGATGATACATGTATCCTTCATCGTGGTGGAATGAATGCTTTAATAATAACAAAAAAAGGTGCTAAAGAAGTAATCGATAATGGAGGAACAAGCACACGAAATGGCTTTAACTCTTTGATAAAACTTGATAAAACTTTAATGAAAATGAATGTTTCTCCAGGTGGAAGTGCTGATCTTCTTGCTTCAACCTTATTTTTAGACAGTATAAAAAATAGGAGGTAA
- a CDS encoding amidohydrolase family protein, with translation MKGKIGLEEHFAIPETLGDSERYFNKDVWPKFSKKIIDLNKNRIDEMDHYGMEMMILSLNSPAVQAIYDKNKAIEIARKSNDIMSEAVQRNPKRFRGLAALPMQDPDAAIIEMQRAVEDLGCVGVLVNGYSQIDTADNYKFLDDPIYLPFWEELEKLNVPFYIHPREPMPCNMQIYKGHPWLEGASWAFGVETATHVLRLMCSGIFDKYPKLKLVLGHLGEALPFCIWRTQNRINKTDRGIPAKKPLNYYMSKNIWFTTSGQFRTSALWDTIMEFGSDHILFATDFPFEEVSDACEWFDTCSISEADKYKIGRQNTIDLFNLDI, from the coding sequence ATGAAAGGAAAGATAGGTTTAGAAGAACACTTTGCCATTCCAGAAACTCTAGGGGATTCAGAAAGATATTTTAATAAGGATGTTTGGCCAAAATTTTCAAAAAAAATTATTGATTTAAATAAAAATCGTATTGATGAAATGGATCATTATGGTATGGAAATGATGATTCTTTCCTTAAATTCACCAGCAGTTCAAGCAATTTATGATAAAAATAAAGCCATTGAAATTGCAAGAAAATCAAATGACATAATGTCTGAAGCAGTTCAAAGAAATCCTAAACGTTTTAGAGGACTTGCTGCACTACCAATGCAAGATCCAGATGCTGCGATTATAGAAATGCAAAGGGCAGTTGAGGATTTGGGATGTGTAGGAGTTTTAGTTAATGGTTATTCACAAATTGATACAGCAGATAATTATAAATTTCTAGACGATCCGATTTATTTGCCATTTTGGGAGGAATTAGAAAAACTAAATGTACCATTCTATATACATCCACGTGAACCTATGCCCTGTAATATGCAAATATATAAAGGACATCCTTGGCTTGAAGGCGCATCATGGGCTTTTGGAGTTGAAACAGCTACTCATGTGTTAAGGTTAATGTGTAGTGGAATTTTTGATAAATATCCTAAATTAAAATTAGTATTAGGACATTTAGGTGAAGCGTTACCATTTTGCATTTGGAGAACACAAAATAGAATAAACAAAACGGATAGGGGAATTCCAGCAAAGAAGCCATTAAATTATTATATGAGTAAAAACATATGGTTTACAACTAGTGGGCAATTTAGGACATCTGCTTTATGGGATACTATAATGGAATTTGGTTCAGATCATATATTATTTGCTACTGATTTCCCATTTGAAGAAGTTAGTGATGCCTGTGAATGGTTTGATACTTGTTCTATAAGTGAGGCTGATAAATATAAAATTGGGCGACAAAATACTATCGATCTATTTAATTTAGATATATAA
- a CDS encoding ACP S-malonyltransferase has protein sequence MNTAFLFPGQGSQEVGMLHNLPDDKMISDTICEASEILKEDVLTFDTDAKLSYTRCVQLALLIYGTAFSRFLKSNGVFPDITAGHSIGSFSAAVLSNALNFSDALKLVNLRGKLMENAYPSGYGMGVILGLSETRVSDIIKKIPSQKVYIANINTNNQIVLTGSISGIKIAFDMAKSIGCESTKILKVSVPSHCELLNKVSNELYKELNNVNINRPSIPYVGNYTSRVLLNKSQVLEELYKGVSNPVLWYDSCTLMYELGTKLFIELSPGQVLTNISSRLFPECRSISMAHTDIESALILYKRYI, from the coding sequence ATGAACACAGCTTTTTTGTTTCCCGGTCAAGGCTCACAAGAAGTAGGTATGCTGCATAATTTACCTGATGACAAAATGATTTCAGATACCATCTGTGAAGCCTCTGAAATTTTAAAAGAAGATGTTTTAACCTTTGATACTGACGCAAAGCTTTCATATACACGCTGCGTTCAACTTGCTTTGCTCATATATGGAACTGCCTTTTCGCGCTTTTTAAAAAGCAATGGCGTTTTCCCCGATATAACAGCTGGTCATTCCATAGGAAGTTTTAGTGCTGCCGTTTTATCAAATGCGCTTAATTTTTCCGATGCTCTAAAGCTTGTAAACTTAAGGGGAAAACTTATGGAAAATGCTTATCCAAGTGGATATGGAATGGGAGTTATTCTTGGTTTAAGTGAAACACGGGTTTCTGATATCATAAAAAAGATTCCCTCTCAAAAAGTATATATTGCAAACATAAATACCAATAATCAGATTGTATTAACTGGTAGTATTTCAGGAATTAAAATTGCCTTTGATATGGCAAAATCTATAGGCTGTGAAAGTACAAAAATCCTAAAAGTAAGTGTTCCTTCTCACTGTGAGCTTTTAAATAAGGTTTCAAATGAACTTTATAAAGAACTTAACAATGTAAATATAAACCGCCCATCTATACCTTACGTTGGAAACTATACTTCAAGAGTACTTTTAAATAAATCACAAGTATTAGAAGAGCTTTACAAAGGAGTATCTAATCCGGTTTTATGGTATGATTCCTGCACTCTAATGTACGAACTTGGTACTAAACTATTTATAGAATTAAGCCCTGGTCAAGTTCTTACTAACATAAGCAGCAGATTATTTCCAGAATGCCGCTCCATATCCATGGCTCATACTGATATAGAATCCGCATTAATTCTTTATAAGAGATATATTTAA
- the mdcD gene encoding biotin-independent malonate decarboxylase subunit beta — MNKLKNSFIELNSRERAKEVLDKGTFKELIDPFEKFESPHLPLQDIVPQSDDGMVIAKGFIDGKRAVVISMEGAFQGGGIGEVSGAKFAGALELALKDNQNGIKTYPVVLFDTGGVRLQEANYGLLAISEIQAAVVALRHFVPVIGVIPGKIGCFGGMSMTAGLFSTLIMTPEGRLTLNGPEVIEQEAGIAEFDSSDKRLIWNTIGGIQRHAAGFADILVEDDVDSIVNAIKISLCKKEATKFRSEQIDTYLARLSKIDPSKPITPTEIRKLWNEESFDKKEIAEQKPCIEKVMSRGRIWFEALTGKDGTKKGYAPSILCADKVLGDETARFISVVPNPNARFPRARHGEVGLEEGFTIAKYIREAIKEDENKVIKRPIIAVVDVPSQAYGYKEELLGIFESCAASVDAYVSARLSGHPVISLIVGPAISGAFLAHGYQANKLIAFDDPKVLIHAMSKESAARVTKRSIHELEESAKKVPSIAYDIGSYSTLGSLYELVKGINADTPSKDDIEKVNSILIDAVKSAKSNTTSLGNRLKSEKAAVGRACSIKVRKRLKEEWN, encoded by the coding sequence ATGAATAAATTAAAAAACAGTTTTATAGAGTTGAATTCAAGGGAACGTGCAAAAGAAGTATTAGATAAAGGAACTTTTAAAGAACTTATAGATCCATTTGAAAAATTTGAATCACCCCATCTCCCACTTCAAGATATAGTACCTCAAAGCGATGATGGAATGGTCATAGCTAAAGGTTTTATAGATGGCAAAAGAGCTGTTGTAATATCAATGGAAGGTGCATTTCAAGGTGGAGGTATTGGTGAAGTTTCTGGTGCCAAATTTGCTGGTGCACTTGAACTTGCCCTTAAAGACAACCAAAATGGAATTAAAACTTATCCTGTTGTACTATTTGATACCGGTGGTGTAAGGCTTCAAGAGGCAAATTACGGATTACTTGCTATTTCAGAAATTCAGGCGGCAGTTGTAGCTTTAAGACATTTTGTACCTGTAATCGGAGTTATTCCAGGAAAAATAGGATGCTTTGGCGGAATGTCCATGACTGCTGGTTTATTTAGCACTCTCATAATGACACCTGAAGGTAGATTAACCTTAAACGGACCAGAAGTTATAGAACAGGAAGCTGGCATAGCTGAATTTGATTCCAGTGATAAAAGACTTATATGGAATACCATAGGTGGAATTCAACGTCATGCTGCTGGCTTCGCAGACATTCTTGTAGAAGATGATGTAGATTCCATAGTAAATGCAATTAAAATTTCTCTATGTAAAAAAGAAGCCACTAAATTTAGAAGTGAGCAAATAGATACTTATCTTGCACGTCTTAGTAAAATAGATCCATCTAAGCCTATTACTCCAACTGAAATTCGCAAACTTTGGAATGAAGAAAGCTTTGACAAGAAAGAAATTGCAGAGCAAAAACCTTGTATAGAAAAAGTAATGAGTAGAGGAAGAATATGGTTTGAAGCTTTAACTGGTAAAGACGGCACAAAAAAAGGATACGCTCCTTCAATATTATGTGCAGATAAAGTTCTTGGCGATGAAACTGCTAGATTTATCTCAGTTGTCCCTAACCCAAATGCCCGTTTCCCACGCGCAAGGCATGGTGAAGTTGGTCTTGAAGAAGGCTTTACCATAGCTAAATATATACGTGAGGCTATAAAAGAAGATGAAAACAAAGTAATTAAGCGCCCTATAATTGCAGTTGTAGATGTTCCAAGTCAAGCTTACGGCTACAAAGAAGAGCTTCTTGGCATATTTGAATCCTGTGCCGCTTCAGTTGATGCCTACGTTTCTGCAAGATTAAGTGGTCACCCTGTTATATCTCTAATAGTTGGTCCTGCAATATCTGGTGCTTTCTTGGCTCATGGTTACCAAGCAAATAAACTTATTGCTTTTGATGATCCTAAAGTTTTAATTCACGCTATGTCAAAGGAATCCGCTGCAAGAGTTACAAAAAGAAGTATACATGAACTTGAAGAATCCGCTAAAAAAGTACCATCAATTGCATACGACATAGGTTCATATTCAACTTTAGGTTCACTTTATGAATTAGTAAAAGGAATAAATGCAGATACTCCTTCTAAAGATGATATTGAAAAAGTTAATTCTATTTTGATAGATGCTGTTAAATCTGCAAAAAGCAACACTACTAGTTTAGGTAATAGACTTAAATCAGAGAAAGCTGCTGTTGGAAGAGCTTGTTCAATAAAAGTACGTAAGAGGTTAAAAGAAGAATGGAACTAA
- a CDS encoding YdcF family protein: MIFCYIGIIFLILFAISFIREKRRFRNAVYLLCAILNMGFYIVILMIGTKNTILNLVVVVLALCVMPICIIVTSILFIAAGIITIKREGFRITNLLALVFGIGIWTPLILFCLLEISHLMSKWFMGITYFSMLVVLYIGFTFIALLIYSSIYCILPKGKNYDYIIIHGAGLLSGERVSPLLAKRIDKGIEAFKKFDGKAKIIVSGGKGSDEKISEAEAMKRYLLQKNIGEENVICEDKSTTTFENLQYSKKIMDDEKENYKCIFVTNNYHVFRTGLFAKKIKLKAEGLGCKTAMYYLPSAFIREYIAIMWYMKWYSIFILGIPLLAIILNM, translated from the coding sequence ATGATTTTTTGTTATATAGGAATAATATTCTTAATTTTATTTGCAATTTCTTTTATAAGAGAAAAAAGGCGTTTTAGAAATGCAGTATATTTATTATGTGCTATTCTAAATATGGGTTTTTACATTGTAATACTCATGATTGGAACTAAAAATACAATACTAAATTTAGTTGTTGTAGTTTTAGCCCTTTGTGTTATGCCAATTTGTATTATAGTTACCTCGATTTTGTTTATTGCTGCTGGAATTATAACAATTAAACGAGAGGGATTCAGAATTACTAATTTATTAGCACTTGTTTTTGGAATTGGAATTTGGACACCACTTATTTTGTTTTGTTTACTTGAAATAAGCCATTTGATGTCCAAGTGGTTTATGGGAATTACTTATTTTAGTATGCTTGTTGTGCTATATATAGGTTTTACTTTTATTGCGCTGCTTATTTATTCTTCTATATATTGCATTTTGCCTAAGGGAAAAAATTATGATTATATTATAATTCATGGAGCGGGTCTTTTGAGTGGTGAAAGGGTTTCTCCATTATTGGCAAAAAGAATTGATAAAGGTATTGAGGCTTTTAAAAAATTTGATGGAAAAGCCAAAATAATTGTCTCAGGCGGCAAGGGCAGTGATGAAAAAATATCTGAAGCAGAAGCTATGAAAAGGTATCTTTTACAAAAAAATATTGGTGAGGAAAATGTAATTTGTGAAGATAAATCTACAACAACCTTTGAAAATCTACAGTATTCAAAGAAGATAATGGATGATGAAAAAGAAAATTATAAGTGTATATTTGTTACTAATAATTATCATGTTTTTAGAACTGGACTTTTTGCTAAAAAAATCAAGTTAAAAGCAGAAGGTTTAGGGTGTAAAACAGCAATGTATTACTTACCAAGTGCTTTTATTAGAGAGTATATAGCGATAATGTGGTATATGAAATGGTACTCTATATTTATTTTAGGGATTCCACTGCTTGCTATAATTTTAAATATGTGA
- the mdcA gene encoding malonate decarboxylase subunit alpha, whose product MNNSWTKHRDEKELKISKLSHIVNDKIIPTDKIVEALETLITPYDKVVLEGDNQKQASFLSKALDKVNPDKVNNLNMIISSISMPEHLNIFEKGIARKLDFSYAGSQSLRTAQMIEDNRMVIGSINTYLELYARLFVDLIPNVVLVAADKADKDGNLYTGANTEETPTIVEAAAFHDGIVIVQVNEIVDELPRVDIPGSWVDFIVEADKPYQIEPLFTRDPRNIKEIHILMAMMVIKGIYARHNVTSLNHGIGFNTAAIELLLPTYGESLGLKGKICRNWALNPHPTLIPAIESGWVESVHCFGGELGMEKYIAARPDIFFTGSDGSLRSNRAYCQVAGQYAVDLFIGSTLQMDPLANSSTVTSGRLAGFGGAPNMGSDPHGRRHSSKAWLDMATGDSDIIRGRKLVVQMVETFKSGNDPVFVESLDAIKVGKDANLDLAPVMIYGDDVTHVVTEEGIAYLYKAQNIDERRDALAAIAGVTPIGLSIKKDKVNKLRAKGIVALPCDLDIKRTDARRSLLAAKNIEDLVNWSDGLYEPPAKFKNW is encoded by the coding sequence ATGAATAATTCATGGACCAAACACCGTGATGAAAAAGAGCTTAAAATAAGCAAATTAAGTCACATTGTTAATGATAAAATAATACCCACAGACAAAATTGTAGAAGCCCTTGAGACACTTATAACTCCATATGATAAAGTTGTTCTTGAAGGTGATAACCAGAAGCAAGCTTCCTTTCTTTCAAAAGCACTTGATAAGGTTAACCCAGATAAAGTAAATAACTTGAACATGATAATATCAAGTATATCAATGCCAGAACACCTCAATATTTTTGAAAAAGGCATTGCTAGAAAGCTGGACTTTTCCTATGCAGGCTCTCAAAGTTTAAGAACAGCACAAATGATAGAAGATAATAGAATGGTCATTGGATCTATTAATACTTATCTTGAACTATATGCAAGACTTTTTGTTGATTTAATACCCAATGTCGTACTAGTAGCCGCAGATAAAGCAGATAAGGATGGAAATTTATATACTGGTGCAAATACAGAGGAGACACCTACCATTGTTGAGGCAGCAGCTTTTCATGATGGCATAGTAATTGTACAAGTAAACGAAATTGTAGATGAACTTCCAAGAGTTGATATACCAGGTTCCTGGGTTGATTTTATAGTAGAAGCTGATAAACCATATCAGATAGAGCCTCTATTTACAAGAGACCCTAGAAATATAAAAGAAATTCATATACTTATGGCTATGATGGTTATAAAGGGAATCTATGCACGTCACAATGTAACCTCCTTAAACCATGGAATAGGTTTTAACACAGCTGCCATAGAACTTCTTCTTCCAACTTACGGAGAAAGTCTAGGTTTAAAGGGCAAAATTTGCAGAAACTGGGCACTAAATCCTCATCCTACTCTTATTCCAGCAATAGAAAGCGGTTGGGTTGAAAGTGTTCACTGCTTTGGTGGTGAACTTGGAATGGAAAAATACATCGCCGCAAGGCCAGACATATTCTTCACAGGTTCAGATGGAAGTCTTAGATCAAATCGTGCATACTGTCAGGTTGCTGGTCAATATGCTGTAGATTTATTTATAGGCTCTACACTTCAAATGGACCCTCTTGCAAATTCTTCTACAGTAACTTCTGGAAGACTTGCAGGATTTGGTGGTGCTCCTAACATGGGAAGTGATCCTCACGGTCGAAGGCATTCATCAAAAGCCTGGCTCGATATGGCAACTGGTGATAGTGACATAATACGTGGAAGAAAACTTGTGGTACAAATGGTAGAGACCTTTAAATCAGGTAATGATCCTGTATTTGTTGAATCTCTAGATGCCATTAAAGTAGGTAAAGACGCTAATTTGGATTTAGCTCCAGTTATGATATATGGTGATGATGTCACACATGTTGTCACAGAAGAAGGAATAGCTTATTTATACAAAGCTCAAAACATCGATGAAAGACGTGATGCTTTAGCTGCAATTGCAGGAGTTACACCTATTGGTTTAAGCATAAAAAAGGACAAAGTAAATAAATTAAGAGCTAAAGGTATTGTTGCTCTGCCTTGTGATCTTGATATAAAACGCACGGACGCCAGAAGATCACTTCTTGCCGCAAAAAACATAGAAGATCTTGTAAATTGGTCAGACGGGCTATACGAGCCACCAGCAAAATTTAAGAATTGGTAA
- a CDS encoding winged helix-turn-helix transcriptional regulator: MNGCPVKYALDILNGKWKLQVVWELNQQDTIRFNELQRRLKGISSFMLSKTLEELDKNKIINRKQYNEIPPRVEYSLTELGKAIGPALEMLGNWGIRAFDEMNS; this comes from the coding sequence ATGAATGGATGTCCTGTGAAATATGCTTTAGATATACTAAACGGAAAATGGAAACTTCAAGTAGTATGGGAATTAAACCAACAAGATACCATACGATTCAATGAATTACAACGAAGACTAAAAGGTATTTCGAGTTTTATGTTATCAAAAACACTTGAAGAACTGGATAAAAATAAAATTATAAATAGAAAACAATATAATGAGATTCCACCTCGTGTGGAATATTCATTGACTGAGTTAGGAAAAGCAATAGGACCAGCTCTTGAGATGCTGGGGAACTGGGGTATAAGGGCATTTGATGAAATGAATAGTTAA
- a CDS encoding malonate decarboxylase holo-ACP synthase produces MELNPHDLIKIKDYKNLNIDFSNYGWALESLKKSPFVVVRRAPILDKLIPIGIRGSLRSQRLAALLPFSDIDSILSPTCIIEKKLWLENSHIKNTNIYSCIEAIYKIFKEYNLKWGICGSTGFELITKIPTVTENSDLDIMIKIETADDSFSAASAKEIYKKLFEVKVKTDVQIETPKGSVALAEYASETNPILIRTINGPKLINREKLGVIL; encoded by the coding sequence ATGGAACTAAACCCACATGATTTGATAAAGATAAAAGATTACAAAAACCTTAATATTGATTTTTCAAACTATGGCTGGGCATTAGAGTCACTAAAAAAGTCCCCCTTTGTTGTAGTGCGCCGTGCACCGATTTTAGATAAACTTATACCCATTGGCATACGTGGAAGCTTAAGATCTCAAAGATTAGCCGCTCTTTTACCTTTTTCAGATATAGATAGTATTTTGAGTCCTACATGTATTATTGAAAAAAAGCTGTGGCTTGAAAATTCTCATATAAAAAATACTAATATATATTCCTGTATAGAAGCTATTTACAAAATATTTAAGGAATACAACTTAAAATGGGGAATATGCGGCAGTACCGGCTTTGAACTAATAACTAAAATACCCACAGTTACAGAAAACAGTGATTTAGACATCATGATTAAAATTGAAACAGCAGATGATTCTTTTTCTGCTGCTTCTGCTAAAGAAATATACAAAAAATTATTTGAGGTAAAAGTTAAAACCGATGTTCAAATTGAAACCCCAAAAGGATCTGTAGCTTTAGCTGAATATGCTTCAGAAACTAATCCAATTTTAATTAGAACAATAAACGGTCCAAAGCTTATAAATAGAGAAAAGTTAGGAGTGATTCTATGA
- a CDS encoding LysR family transcriptional regulator — protein sequence MDLLQLKYFKTVAKFENVTKAANELYIAQPALSKTISHLEKELGVRLFDRRGKYIHLNKYGRTFLEKVNIALAALEDGRREIKDLQGKEFGDIRLVFLAASTIIPELISEFCKLHPHISFQLFQHFLRDANNSDFDLCISSSYEDKEKNNSMALLTEEIYLAVPLNHSLAKKKSISLTEVSNENFISLKQGKELRKITDGFCKKAHFSPKVIFESDDPATVRGLIKAGQGVAFIPQVSWGGSVGSSMAFLHIKEPECKRTIFISWDKKRYLSKASLLFRKFAVDYFKKLHDDVK from the coding sequence TTGGATTTATTACAGTTGAAATATTTTAAAACGGTGGCTAAGTTTGAAAATGTTACAAAGGCGGCAAATGAACTTTATATAGCTCAACCTGCACTTAGTAAGACTATTTCTCATCTTGAAAAGGAATTAGGCGTCCGTTTATTTGATAGAAGAGGAAAATACATACATCTTAATAAGTACGGAAGGACATTTCTTGAAAAGGTTAATATTGCACTTGCTGCACTTGAGGATGGTAGAAGAGAAATTAAAGATTTACAGGGTAAGGAATTTGGTGATATACGGCTTGTGTTTCTTGCTGCATCAACTATAATTCCAGAGCTAATAAGTGAATTTTGCAAACTGCATCCACATATTAGTTTTCAGCTTTTTCAGCATTTTTTAAGAGATGCAAATAATTCTGATTTTGACTTATGTATATCGTCTTCCTATGAAGATAAAGAAAAGAACAATAGTATGGCGTTATTAACAGAAGAAATATATCTTGCTGTTCCATTAAATCATTCATTGGCAAAGAAAAAGAGTATAAGCTTAACAGAAGTTTCTAATGAAAATTTTATAAGTCTTAAACAAGGAAAAGAACTTAGGAAAATAACAGATGGGTTTTGTAAAAAAGCTCATTTCAGTCCAAAAGTTATTTTTGAAAGTGATGATCCAGCAACGGTGAGAGGTCTTATAAAGGCAGGGCAGGGAGTTGCTTTTATACCGCAAGTATCATGGGGAGGTTCAGTAGGTTCTTCTATGGCTTTTTTGCATATAAAGGAACCTGAATGTAAAAGAACAATATTTATATCATGGGATAAAAAACGTTATTTAAGTAAAGCCTCACTTCTTTTTAGAAAATTTGCTGTTGATTATTTTAAAAAGCTG
- a CDS encoding malonate decarboxylase subunit delta gives METLNFKYAATKKISNRAHVGVVGSGDLEVLMEPSNDNFATVVIRTRFDGYKEIWKNILDEFFSTNAVAASFEINDFGATPGMVSMRLFQALEVSENE, from the coding sequence ATGGAAACTTTAAACTTTAAATATGCTGCAACAAAGAAAATTTCCAATCGTGCTCATGTTGGCGTTGTTGGATCTGGAGATTTGGAAGTACTTATGGAACCCTCAAATGATAACTTTGCCACAGTTGTAATTAGAACAAGATTTGATGGATATAAGGAGATATGGAAAAACATTTTGGATGAATTCTTCTCTACAAATGCTGTAGCTGCATCCTTTGAAATTAATGATTTTGGTGCAACTCCTGGTATGGTATCCATGAGACTTTTTCAAGCTTTGGAGGTGAGCGAAAATGAATAA
- a CDS encoding PD-(D/E)XK nuclease family protein — protein sequence MLNAKLNIFNPFKVLKIDTFEIRNSNVISWLLSPNGNHGLEDKVLKKVLSEIILKSENVDIKKSAMETSFFPKITFYLTLNISLIKN from the coding sequence ATGCTGAATGCAAAACTAAATATTTTTAATCCATTTAAGGTATTAAAAATTGATACATTTGAAATAAGAAATTCAAATGTAATTTCATGGTTATTAAGTCCTAATGGAAATCATGGTTTGGAAGATAAGGTCTTAAAAAAGGTTTTAAGTGAGATAATATTAAAAAGCGAGAATGTTGATATTAAAAAATCTGCAATGGAAACAAGTTTTTTTCCTAAAATAACTTTCTATCTCACTTTAAATATATCTCTTATAAAGAATTAA
- a CDS encoding nitroreductase family protein, whose translation MNLLKAIESRKSIRVYDTKAVEEEKIEAIVKAGNIAPIFGQIHITVIENPSLLKEVNDITLNMMKNSGNDFLIKRASTPGYNPLYGAPVMIVLSAPNRNDNNGFNMANVSCSAENMLIAATDFDLGSCFVMGPIMAFSSPDLLKKIDMPENYVPLCGVLLGYSSDDSFAHEREEKNNVTYCR comes from the coding sequence ATGAATTTATTGAAAGCAATCGAATCAAGAAAAAGCATTCGTGTTTATGACACAAAAGCTGTAGAAGAGGAAAAGATAGAGGCTATTGTAAAGGCAGGAAACATAGCACCTATTTTTGGACAAATACACATCACAGTTATTGAAAATCCAAGCTTATTAAAAGAAGTTAATGATATAACATTAAACATGATGAAAAACTCTGGCAATGATTTTTTAATAAAACGAGCATCTACACCAGGTTATAATCCATTGTATGGAGCACCAGTTATGATTGTATTATCTGCACCTAATAGAAATGATAATAATGGATTTAATATGGCTAACGTTTCTTGTTCTGCTGAAAATATGCTTATTGCAGCAACAGATTTTGATCTTGGTTCTTGTTTTGTCATGGGACCAATAATGGCATTTTCAAGTCCTGATTTATTAAAAAAAATTGATATGCCAGAAAACTACGTTCCTCTCTGTGGTGTATTACTTGGATACTCTAGTGACGACAGTTTTGCTCATGAAAGAGAAGAAAAGAATAATGTAACTTATTGTAGATAA